A genomic region of Catalinimonas niigatensis contains the following coding sequences:
- a CDS encoding T9SS type A sorting domain-containing protein, translating to MKKSLIAMSLFMFFLSSCNDKPEVQPFDDALFLNVYPNPFRNFVYVTASQGNQLTILQVLDTKGKSILNEVVSQSDQTFDLDLQGEPSGTYYVVVQAGENKTVRKAIKL from the coding sequence ATGAAAAAGAGCTTGATAGCAATGTCGCTATTTATGTTTTTTCTATCATCATGCAATGATAAGCCAGAAGTCCAGCCTTTTGACGATGCCTTATTCTTAAATGTATACCCTAATCCTTTCAGGAATTTTGTTTATGTAACAGCATCACAAGGTAACCAACTCACAATTTTGCAGGTTCTTGATACAAAAGGAAAAAGCATACTGAATGAAGTAGTCAGTCAAAGTGACCAGACATTTGATTTAGATCTTCAGGGTGAACCTTCAGGCACTTATTATGTAGTGGTACAAGCGGGTGAAAATAAAACAGTCCGCAAAGCTATTAAACTATGA
- a CDS encoding OmpA family protein, which yields MFRCSTIGFLFLSSLSCLAQISVDTSYTEESLVREVFVGEKTKLNAIHYQGSYQSIGLFETEHLEFPLAKGIILSTGKAKHAIGPNRTPNRSTAFYKDGDDQLDKLSGRTTHDAAVLEFTFAPAHNTLAFEYIFASEEYPEYVGKGFNDVFAFILTDLTTREEQNLAVVPGTSLTVHIDNINALKNAAWFIANANRRDSPWHDLLEYDGMTRLLTARARVVPGRYYRIKLAIADVDDGMLDSSVILKEKSFRSFDQPVLAKDTASIVQPSIVFFDWDSSELTEEAQAQLHTFAEQVLRYTPRGIRVIGHTDALGADDYNEQLARKRVQAVVDYLATLGLQGKVSLYRQSKGENEPVASNAEESGRAQNRRVEVNVEY from the coding sequence ATGTTCAGGTGCAGTACTATAGGGTTTTTGTTTCTTTCCTCCTTATCCTGCCTTGCGCAGATAAGCGTAGATACCTCCTATACTGAAGAAAGCTTGGTACGTGAAGTATTTGTAGGTGAAAAAACAAAGCTTAATGCCATCCACTATCAGGGCTCTTATCAATCCATTGGCTTATTTGAAACGGAGCATCTGGAATTTCCCCTGGCCAAAGGAATTATCCTGTCTACCGGAAAAGCCAAACATGCTATAGGTCCCAATCGTACTCCCAACCGAAGTACCGCCTTTTATAAAGATGGTGATGATCAGTTGGACAAGCTAAGTGGAAGAACTACTCATGATGCTGCTGTGCTTGAGTTTACCTTTGCGCCGGCGCACAATACTTTGGCCTTTGAGTATATTTTTGCCTCTGAAGAATATCCTGAATATGTAGGCAAAGGCTTCAACGATGTATTTGCCTTCATCCTCACCGACCTCACTACCAGAGAGGAGCAAAATCTGGCTGTCGTTCCCGGTACATCGTTAACTGTACATATAGACAATATCAATGCTTTAAAGAATGCGGCGTGGTTCATTGCCAATGCCAATCGCAGAGATTCTCCCTGGCATGACTTACTGGAATATGATGGAATGACCCGATTGTTGACTGCCCGGGCCAGGGTAGTACCTGGCCGCTATTACCGGATCAAACTGGCGATTGCCGATGTGGATGATGGCATGCTGGACTCCAGTGTAATCCTGAAAGAAAAGTCATTTCGTAGCTTTGATCAACCCGTCCTGGCAAAAGATACGGCATCAATTGTACAGCCAAGCATTGTATTTTTTGACTGGGACAGCAGTGAACTAACAGAAGAAGCACAAGCCCAACTGCATACATTTGCCGAGCAGGTTTTACGATACACTCCGAGAGGAATCCGCGTGATAGGGCATACCGATGCACTCGGAGCAGATGATTACAATGAGCAGCTGGCAAGAAAAAGAGTACAGGCCGTAGTAGATTATCTGGCAACATTGGGCTTACAAGGAAAAGTTAGCTTGTATCGTCAAAGTAAGGGGGAAAATGAGCCTGTAGCTTCCAACGCTGAAGAATCGGGCCGTGCGCAAAACCGTAGAGTGGAAGTAAATGTAGAATATTAA
- a CDS encoding RNA polymerase sigma factor — protein MSLKQEFTHIVGQHQGIIHKVCRIYRDTPEDQQDLFQEILYQLWKAWPSFRGEAQVSTWMYKIALSTAIARYRKKKNPEQTFTVREDMHPYEKQENIHPEKERLYRAISQLNDADKALITLYLDDYSYEEMAEIVGISVNYVGVKLNRIKEKLSQTLNPNPYATG, from the coding sequence TTGAGTTTGAAACAGGAATTCACCCATATCGTCGGTCAGCATCAGGGCATCATTCACAAAGTCTGCCGCATCTATCGGGATACCCCCGAAGATCAGCAAGATCTGTTTCAGGAGATACTTTATCAGTTATGGAAAGCCTGGCCCTCCTTTCGGGGAGAAGCACAAGTATCTACCTGGATGTACAAAATCGCTCTCAGTACTGCCATTGCCCGCTACCGTAAGAAAAAGAACCCAGAGCAGACTTTTACTGTGCGGGAAGACATGCACCCTTATGAGAAGCAGGAAAATATACACCCTGAAAAGGAACGGCTTTATCGGGCCATCAGTCAGTTGAATGACGCTGACAAAGCCCTTATCACGCTGTACCTGGATGATTATTCTTATGAAGAGATGGCTGAGATTGTAGGGATTTCTGTCAATTATGTAGGCGTGAAACTGAACCGTATCAAAGAAAAACTAAGTCAAACTTTAAATCCCAATCCTTATGCAACTGGATGA
- a CDS encoding TraB/GumN family protein, protein MKNLCKIVCSLGLVALIPFSTSAQETKSLLWKISGKGLEKPSYLFGTIHLMCPDDIKITSAMQEALSASEQLVLELDMDEPGIMQEMMGASMMKDGTTLQSLLNEEDYGMVAQYLKDSVGVPVQAVGTMKPMLLSSVIMLPVLGCQPGSYEMKLVEAAGEQQMEVLGLETVAEQIAVFDAIPLEEQSAYLVKTIREYDQSVIEIESLLEKYQQQDIQSLYQLIHESMAEMEGGEKALLDDRNQKWLPQIENMAKEKPTFFAVGAGHLAGPKGVISLLKKAGYQVQAVQ, encoded by the coding sequence ATGAAAAATTTATGCAAGATAGTATGCAGCCTGGGCTTAGTAGCTTTAATCCCCTTCAGTACCTCAGCGCAAGAGACTAAATCTCTGCTTTGGAAGATCAGTGGCAAAGGATTAGAAAAGCCTTCTTATCTCTTTGGCACCATTCACCTGATGTGCCCTGACGACATCAAAATTACCTCTGCCATGCAGGAAGCCCTTAGTGCATCCGAGCAGCTGGTGCTGGAACTGGACATGGATGAGCCAGGCATCATGCAGGAAATGATGGGCGCTTCCATGATGAAAGATGGCACAACCCTGCAAAGCCTTTTGAACGAAGAGGATTATGGGATGGTAGCACAATATCTGAAAGACTCAGTAGGGGTACCCGTACAGGCAGTAGGTACCATGAAACCCATGCTACTCAGTAGTGTCATCATGCTTCCTGTTTTGGGTTGCCAACCCGGTTCCTATGAAATGAAGCTGGTAGAAGCCGCAGGCGAGCAGCAGATGGAAGTCCTGGGTCTGGAAACCGTAGCTGAGCAAATCGCTGTGTTTGATGCTATTCCATTGGAAGAACAATCTGCTTACCTGGTCAAAACCATCAGGGAGTATGATCAAAGTGTAATAGAAATTGAGTCTTTGCTGGAAAAATATCAGCAACAGGATATTCAAAGCCTGTATCAACTGATTCATGAAAGTATGGCTGAGATGGAAGGTGGAGAGAAAGCCCTGCTGGACGACCGTAATCAGAAATGGCTGCCTCAGATAGAAAACATGGCCAAGGAAAAGCCTACTTTTTTTGCAGTAGGTGCGGGTCACCTGGCTGGGCCAAAGGGAGTCATCAGCTTACTTAAAAAGGCAGGGTATCAGGTACAGGCAGTACAATAA
- a CDS encoding helix-turn-helix transcriptional regulator produces MNRIDRLTAILIQLQSQRITKAQEVADRFGISLRTVYRDIRALEEAGVPIGSEAGIGYFLANGYRLPPVMFTPEEARALLTAHHFINTFTDAGVQQAFESALFKIKSVLPSKEQDMLEDLQDKVKVVAPSTRSDHPDDIHLSKIQQAMMQRQVIAMEYFSPGSGEFTNRSIEPIGVVYYGDAWHVIAYCQLRQDYRDFRLDRMSKVNMLSQHYHLRDKLSLEQYLQQQSQTTDARLMKVRFDPSFARYTTQTRYSQGFVQEEKLEDGVEMWFMVGEEGYFARWLLMYTYGVKIIEPESLKNTMRKLVGQLQHHL; encoded by the coding sequence ATGAACCGCATAGACCGCCTTACAGCGATTCTTATTCAACTGCAAAGCCAGCGTATTACCAAAGCGCAGGAAGTTGCTGATCGCTTCGGAATCAGTCTTCGCACCGTGTATCGTGATATCAGGGCATTGGAAGAGGCAGGTGTACCCATTGGTTCTGAAGCAGGCATCGGTTACTTCCTGGCCAATGGCTATCGCCTTCCTCCGGTCATGTTTACGCCCGAAGAGGCCAGAGCTTTGCTTACTGCCCATCACTTTATCAATACCTTTACCGATGCAGGGGTGCAGCAGGCTTTTGAAAGTGCGCTGTTCAAAATCAAATCAGTGCTGCCCAGCAAGGAGCAGGATATGCTGGAAGATTTGCAGGATAAGGTGAAAGTAGTAGCTCCGTCCACTCGCTCAGATCATCCGGACGATATACACCTAAGCAAAATACAGCAGGCGATGATGCAACGGCAGGTGATTGCAATGGAATACTTTTCCCCGGGTAGCGGAGAATTTACCAACCGCAGTATTGAGCCAATTGGCGTAGTGTATTATGGAGATGCCTGGCATGTGATCGCCTATTGCCAACTCCGGCAGGATTACCGTGATTTTCGTCTGGACCGTATGAGCAAAGTGAATATGCTGAGTCAGCACTATCATCTACGGGATAAGCTTTCGCTGGAACAATACCTACAGCAGCAGAGCCAGACTACCGATGCCCGCCTGATGAAAGTGCGTTTTGATCCTTCATTTGCTCGCTATACCACCCAAACCAGGTATTCACAGGGTTTTGTGCAGGAAGAAAAGCTGGAAGATGGGGTGGAGATGTGGTTTATGGTGGGTGAGGAAGGATATTTTGCCCGCTGGCTACTGATGTATACTTACGGAGTAAAAATAATTGAACCGGAGAGTCTGAAAAACACCATGCGCAAATTAGTAGGTCAGCTTCAGCATCATTTGTAG
- a CDS encoding VOC family protein: MQMYTGFVTRKLQECKAFYTQNFGFETIYEAEWFVLLRKGPYELAFMQPEIPGQHRLFQPAFTQGIWLALEVEDVDAEYQRLVKSNAPIVAEPKNEQWGDRHFVIEDPNGMGVDVYMRLPVEEEQEM; this comes from the coding sequence ATGCAAATGTACACCGGATTTGTCACCCGCAAGCTGCAAGAATGTAAGGCCTTCTACACCCAAAACTTCGGCTTTGAGACCATCTACGAAGCAGAGTGGTTTGTGCTGCTCAGAAAAGGACCTTATGAACTGGCTTTTATGCAGCCGGAAATTCCCGGACAGCATCGCTTATTTCAACCTGCTTTTACCCAGGGTATCTGGCTGGCGTTGGAGGTAGAAGATGTAGACGCTGAATACCAGCGGCTTGTGAAATCAAATGCTCCTATCGTGGCGGAACCCAAGAACGAACAATGGGGTGATCGCCACTTTGTGATTGAAGACCCTAACGGAATGGGTGTAGATGTATATATGCGCCTGCCGGTGGAGGAAGAACAGGAAATGTAA